GCCCGGCGAGCGCGACACGTGCCGCCCCTGGCTGGCCCGCGAGCTGGACCTGCTGCGGCCCACCGTCCGCGCCCTGGTCGTCCTGGGCGCCTTCGGCTGGCAGGCGGTCCTCCCGGCGCTCGCCGCGGCCGGCTGGTCGGTGCCGCGCCCCAGGCCCCGGTTCGCGCACGGCGCCCGGGTGAGCCTCCCGGCGACCGGTGACGGGGCCGCCCTGGAGCTGTTCGGCTGCTACCACGTCAGCCAGCGCAACACGTTCACCGGCGTGCTCACGCCGGACATGCTCGACGACGTCCTCGGCACCGCCGCCCGAGCCGCCGGTCTGGCGACGGCTACGCCGTGAACTCGTAGGTCAGCGGCGCCGACCGGGGCGCGAAGCGGATGTCCGTCACCTCCAGCACATGGCCGTGCTGGTCGTACACCTCCCGGTGCACCGTCAGGTAAGCGGCGACCGTCGGCAGCGCCACCCCGATCGACTCGCGGCGCGTCAGCCGCAGCCCCGCCCGGTGCATCCACCGGTACGCCGGGCGCAGGTCGGGGCGGCGCACCGGCCGGAACTCCGCCCGCCGGTAGCGGCCCAGTTCGGGCACCGCGGCGAGCGCGTACCGGGAGAAGCGGGATATCGCGCCGTGCTCCAGCACGCCGTCGGGGCCCAGCACCCGGTGCCGGTGGACGAGCGTCGGCTCGCCGGGCAGCAGCCCCAGCAGCTCCGCCGTCCGCCCCGGCGCCGGCTCCCAGCCGACCGCCGCCTCCACCGCCCGGTCCGCGCCCGCCACGGTGACGGGGAAGTCCAGCTGCCCGGAGCCCAGCACCGGACCGGGCCCGCCCGCCGCCGGTGCGGCGGGCGCCGCGAACGTACCGCGGCGTTCCGTCACCACGAGACCCTCGTCCCGCAGCAGCCTCAACGCGCTGCGCACGGTCTGCCGGTTGACCCCGAAGCGGTGTACGAGGGAACGCTCGGACGGGAGCCGGGCGCCCGGGGTCGTCCCTCCTGCCATGAGGTCGTCGCGGAGCGCGGCCGCGACCCGGAGATAGAGCGGGACCGCCGTGGAGGCGTGGGGCTCAGCCATGTTTCAACCCTCGATTTCGCGCAGCGTAGCCGTGTGTGCCGTGTCGGTGAGCACATCCCTATCATTGGTCTAAACCTGTTGGGAAGCGGGTCTCTCCCATTTCCGACCAGTCCCGGTGAACTCTGGCCGAAACGGATTCGCGGCGGAGGCCCCGGGTACCCGGCCACCGCCATGCGCCGAGGAGCCACCGGCACCCACCGGGGAAGGAGAAGGGGACCATGAAGGCCGTCACCTGGCACGGGAAGCGCGACGTCCGCGTGGAAGACGTCCCGGACCCGCGGATCGAGGAGCCCACGGACGCGGTCATCCGGGTCACCTCCACCGGTCTGTGCGGGTCCGACCTCCATCTGTACGAGGTCTTCGGCCCCTTCATGACCCCCGGCGACATCCTGGGCCACGAACCCATCGGCATCGTGGAGGAGGTCGGCGCGCAGGTGCCGGACCTGCGCCCCGGCGACCGCGTCGTCGTGCCCTTCCAGATCGCCTGCGGCCACTGCTGGATGTGCGACCGGGGCCTGCCCACCCAGTGCGAGACCACCCAGGTCGCCGACGAGGGCAGCGGCGCCGCCCTGTTCGGCTACTCCCGGCTCTACGGCTCCGTGCCCGGCGCCCAGGCCGAGTACCTGCGCGTCCCGCAGGCCCAGTTCGGACCCATCAAGGTCCCCGAGGGGCCGCCCGACGACCGGTTCCTGTACCTCTCCGACGTGCTGCCCACCGCCTGGCAGGCCGTCGCGTACGCCGACGTGCCGCGCGGAGGCAGCCTGGCCGTCCTCGGGCTCGGCCCCATCGGCGAGATGAGCTGCCGCATCGCCCTCCACCAGGGCGTCGAACGGGTCATCGGCATCGACCTGGTGCCCGAGCGCCTCGGCCGCGCCCGCACCCGCGGTGTGGAGGTCTTCGACCTCACCGCCTACGACGGCCAGGACGAACTGGTCGCCGCCGTGCGGGAGGTCACCGGCGGCCGCGGGCCCGACTCCGTCATCGACGCCGTCGGCACCGAGGCCCACGGCAGCCCCGTGGCCAAGGCCCAGCAGCAGATCGCCGGGCTCCTCCCGCGCGCCTGGGCGGCCCGCCTCCACCAGAAGGCCGGCGCCGACCGGCTCGCCGCGCTGTACCTCGCCATCGACCTCGTACGGCGCGGCGGCACCATCTCCCTCAGCGGCGTCTACGGCGGCGCCGCCGACCCGCTGCCCATGCTGACCCTCTTCGACAAGCAGATCCAGCTGCGCATGGGCCAGGCCAACGTCCGCCGCTGGACCGGCGAGATCCTGCCGCTGCTCACCGACGACGACCCCCTCGGTGTGGACACGTTCGCCACCCACCATGTGCCGCTGTCCGACGCGCCGCACGCGTACCGGATGTTCCAGCACAAGGAGGACGGCGTCAGCAAGGTCGTCATGCGGCCCTGAGCATCCCCCTGACCGGCCCTGAGAGCCCCCCGACCGGACCCGGGCATCTTCCGTCCGTCGGGGGCCCGGGGCCGCCGGGCGCATTGGGCGACGTGCCGTCAGCCCTGTCCCGAGTCCCTCCACAGCGGCGGCAGTTCGAGCGTGGCGGGCTCCGGACGGAACAGCACGGCCCGCGCCACCCGCGGCGCGAACAGCGCGGTCAGCGGCTTCGTCAGGGACTGCGCCCGCCGGAACGCCGCGCCCACCTCGGGGTCGCCCCCGACGCGCCGCTGCACCCGCGCCAGATACCATCCCACCGGCCGGTCCACGAGCCCCGGACGCGCCGCGCTGCCGAGCGCGCCCGGCATCTTCTTGTCCGCGCCCGCCGAGATGTCCCACGCCTGCCGTGAGGCCGCCAGCAGCGCCCGCTGCACCCGTGCCGTGGTCGGCGTGCGCCGCCGGTCCGCGAGCGCGTCGCGCAGGGCAACCGCCGTCAGCGCGGCGACCGCCATCCCCTGCCCGTAGATCGGGTTGAACGTGCACAGCGCGTCCCCCGCCACCAGGAACCCGGCGGGACGGCGCCCCGGCCGGTCGTAGCGGCGCCGTACGTTCGCGGTGGCCCGGAAGCCGTACACCGGCGAGACCGCCTCGGCCTTCGCCATCCAGTCGCGCAGCACCGGGTGCGGCAGCCGCGCCGCGAACTCCTCGAACGCCTCCGCCTCGCCGGGCGGTTCCTGCCCGCGCAGCCCCGACAGGGTGACGAGGAACCGGCCGTCCTCCATGGGCAGCGCGACCCCGCTGTACGGCTGCCCGGGGTTGGGCACGACGAAGTAACCGGCCGCGTCCGTGTCGTCCGCGTGCCGGTCGTGCCGGTACACACGCGTCGCGTAGGCGAGACCCGTGTCGATGGTCTCCTCGTACGGCGGCTCCGCGCCCAGCTCCGACAGCCACTGCGACGCGCGCGACCCGCGCCCCGACGCGTCCACCACCAGGTCGGCGCCGATCACGCGCGGCTCGCCGCCCCTGCCCGCGCCGCGCTCGCGCACCAGGACCCCCCGCACCCGCGCGGCGTCGCCCACCAGCCCCACCGCCTCCGTCGCCTCCACGGCCGTGATCCGCGGGTCGGCGAGCACCCTGCGCCGGATCACCCGCTCCACCAGCGGCCGGGACGCGGTGATGATGTCGACCATGGCGTCCATGCGCCGGAACCAGGTCCCGGCCTGCCACTGCACCACGTCCTCGGGCATTCCCACGCGGGGCGCGCCCGCCGCCAGCAGCTCGTCCACGGCCCCCGGCAGCAGCTGGTCCAGGGCCTGCCGGCCGCTCTCCAGCAGCACGTGCAGATGCCGCCCCTGCGGGACGCCCGCGCGCTGCTCGGCCTCCTCGGGGTACCGGTCCCGCTCGATCACGGTGACCCGCTCGGCGTGGTCCGCGAGCACCCGTGCGGCGAGGAGTCCCGCGATGCTGCCGCCGACCACCACCGCGTGGCGCGTCCCGCTTCCCGCCCCCGGACCGCTGCCCAACTCGTCGGTCATGTCCGCCCCTTCGCGTCGACGTCCTACGACGGACCAGTATCCACGCCGGGTCGGGGCAGGTCGCGGGCGCCGAGCCGCAGGTGCTCGATGTGGTAGACGGCCTCGTCGAGGAGCTGGGCCACGTGGTTGTCGTAGAGGCTGTACTCGATCCGGCGGCCCTGCCGCACCCCGTGGACCAGGCCCAGGGCCCGCAGCAGCCGCAACTG
This genomic window from Streptomyces thermolilacinus SPC6 contains:
- a CDS encoding GntR family transcriptional regulator, with product MAEPHASTAVPLYLRVAAALRDDLMAGGTTPGARLPSERSLVHRFGVNRQTVRSALRLLRDEGLVVTERRGTFAAPAAPAAGGPGPVLGSGQLDFPVTVAGADRAVEAAVGWEPAPGRTAELLGLLPGEPTLVHRHRVLGPDGVLEHGAISRFSRYALAAVPELGRYRRAEFRPVRRPDLRPAYRWMHRAGLRLTRRESIGVALPTVAAYLTVHREVYDQHGHVLEVTDIRFAPRSAPLTYEFTA
- a CDS encoding zinc-dependent alcohol dehydrogenase, producing the protein MKAVTWHGKRDVRVEDVPDPRIEEPTDAVIRVTSTGLCGSDLHLYEVFGPFMTPGDILGHEPIGIVEEVGAQVPDLRPGDRVVVPFQIACGHCWMCDRGLPTQCETTQVADEGSGAALFGYSRLYGSVPGAQAEYLRVPQAQFGPIKVPEGPPDDRFLYLSDVLPTAWQAVAYADVPRGGSLAVLGLGPIGEMSCRIALHQGVERVIGIDLVPERLGRARTRGVEVFDLTAYDGQDELVAAVREVTGGRGPDSVIDAVGTEAHGSPVAKAQQQIAGLLPRAWAARLHQKAGADRLAALYLAIDLVRRGGTISLSGVYGGAADPLPMLTLFDKQIQLRMGQANVRRWTGEILPLLTDDDPLGVDTFATHHVPLSDAPHAYRMFQHKEDGVSKVVMRP
- a CDS encoding FAD-dependent oxidoreductase, which produces MTDELGSGPGAGSGTRHAVVVGGSIAGLLAARVLADHAERVTVIERDRYPEEAEQRAGVPQGRHLHVLLESGRQALDQLLPGAVDELLAAGAPRVGMPEDVVQWQAGTWFRRMDAMVDIITASRPLVERVIRRRVLADPRITAVEATEAVGLVGDAARVRGVLVRERGAGRGGEPRVIGADLVVDASGRGSRASQWLSELGAEPPYEETIDTGLAYATRVYRHDRHADDTDAAGYFVVPNPGQPYSGVALPMEDGRFLVTLSGLRGQEPPGEAEAFEEFAARLPHPVLRDWMAKAEAVSPVYGFRATANVRRRYDRPGRRPAGFLVAGDALCTFNPIYGQGMAVAALTAVALRDALADRRRTPTTARVQRALLAASRQAWDISAGADKKMPGALGSAARPGLVDRPVGWYLARVQRRVGGDPEVGAAFRRAQSLTKPLTALFAPRVARAVLFRPEPATLELPPLWRDSGQG